One stretch of Streptomyces sp. NBC_01363 DNA includes these proteins:
- the amaP gene encoding alkaline shock response membrane anchor protein AmaP has protein sequence MSPLLRTVNRVLLGLAGLVLICGGGAVLATGLGLSVPSWWPWYGKRDVLISEADRGRWRDQGWWWPTVIAVLAVVVVLALWWLLAQLRRARLAEVLVDSGDGEGAPLRGRALEAVLADEAGTLDGVARAQVALTGRRSSPHARIRLLMEPHAAPDEALGRLTDEALAHARDSAGLAELPAEVRLRAVKHRAERVS, from the coding sequence GTGAGCCCGTTGCTCAGGACCGTCAACCGGGTACTGCTCGGCCTGGCCGGGCTGGTACTGATCTGCGGCGGCGGCGCGGTGCTCGCCACCGGTCTCGGCCTCTCCGTACCGTCCTGGTGGCCCTGGTACGGCAAGCGCGATGTGCTCATCAGTGAGGCCGACCGGGGCCGCTGGCGCGACCAGGGCTGGTGGTGGCCGACGGTCATCGCCGTTCTCGCCGTCGTGGTCGTCCTCGCCCTGTGGTGGCTGCTGGCCCAACTGCGTCGCGCCCGCCTCGCCGAGGTGCTGGTGGACAGCGGCGACGGTGAGGGGGCACCGCTGCGGGGCCGGGCCCTGGAGGCGGTGCTCGCCGACGAGGCGGGGACGCTGGACGGGGTGGCCCGCGCCCAGGTCGCGCTGACCGGTCGGCGCAGCTCGCCGCATGCCCGGATCCGCCTGCTGATGGAGCCGCACGCGGCGCCGGACGAGGCGCTCGGCCGCCTCACCGACGAGGCGCTGGCCCATGCGCGGGATTCGGCGGGGCTGGCCGAGCTGCCGGCCGAGGTACGGCTGAGGGCGGTCAAGCACCGCGCGGAGCGGGTGAGCTGA
- a CDS encoding VOC family protein has translation MAGAQAGVPTIYPTILYDDAKAAIRTLTEGLGFTEEAVYEGEGGQVLHAELSCGNGRVMLGSRGREGVFAKAMQGAGPAGVYVVVDEVDAHHARAVEHGVEILMPPTDQDYGSRDYMARDAEGNVWSFGTYAPGSAD, from the coding sequence ATGGCAGGCGCACAGGCCGGCGTTCCGACGATCTATCCGACGATTCTGTACGACGACGCGAAGGCCGCGATCAGGACACTGACGGAGGGCCTCGGCTTCACCGAGGAAGCGGTGTACGAGGGCGAGGGCGGCCAGGTGCTCCATGCCGAGCTGTCCTGCGGCAACGGCAGGGTGATGCTGGGCTCCAGGGGCCGCGAGGGCGTCTTCGCCAAGGCGATGCAGGGAGCGGGTCCCGCCGGCGTCTACGTCGTGGTCGACGAGGTCGACGCGCACCATGCCAGAGCCGTGGAGCACGGGGTGGAGATCCTGATGCCGCCCACCGATCAGGACTACGGCTCGCGTGACTACATGGCGCGGGACGCCGAGGGCAATGTGTGGAGCTTCGGCACGTACGCGCCGGGGTCGGCGGACTGA
- a CDS encoding alpha/beta hydrolase encodes MRPATVTAAAVTTILGVGAAAVAAGRFASDAALRAPSGRPLPADRRLTVHATAAGQVTLTRSFTALRPGMYGLVSKDVHAVVGPVIEHAHHAPDTVVRRLERVDRGSLETGAKVRVTPQLHSGDPFSALGLHHREVEIPGELGALPAWFLPGPRDTWVITVHGLGTTREHPMNVMRFLHDLRLPVLDLAYRGDAGAPRSPDGLAHLGESEWRDLDAAIRFAVRYGAEKVVLHGWSTGASMALHAAVNSALRDRICGLVLDSPVLDWVATLRALAVARGVPAALLPLAVRAAEGQTGLHGARLLDGSLAPALHAPTLIFHGPDDRLAPWQPSRDLAARRPDLIALHAVPQAPHAAMWNADPVHYEETLRRFLTPLM; translated from the coding sequence GTGCGCCCGGCAACAGTTACGGCAGCAGCCGTCACCACGATCCTCGGCGTCGGTGCGGCAGCGGTCGCGGCCGGCCGGTTCGCCAGCGACGCCGCCCTCAGGGCGCCGTCCGGACGACCGCTCCCCGCCGACCGCAGACTCACCGTGCACGCCACGGCGGCCGGGCAGGTCACCCTGACCCGCTCCTTCACCGCCCTGCGGCCCGGCATGTACGGACTGGTGAGCAAGGACGTCCATGCCGTGGTCGGCCCGGTGATCGAGCACGCCCACCACGCCCCCGACACGGTCGTCCGCAGACTGGAACGCGTCGACCGCGGCAGCCTGGAGACCGGCGCCAAGGTCCGCGTCACCCCGCAGCTGCACAGCGGCGACCCGTTCTCGGCGCTCGGCCTCCACCACCGGGAGGTCGAGATCCCCGGCGAACTCGGCGCCCTGCCCGCCTGGTTCCTGCCCGGCCCCCGCGACACCTGGGTCATCACGGTGCACGGCCTCGGCACCACCAGGGAACACCCCATGAACGTCATGAGGTTCCTGCACGACCTGCGCCTGCCCGTGCTCGACCTGGCCTACCGCGGCGACGCCGGAGCCCCGCGTTCCCCCGACGGCCTCGCCCATCTCGGCGAATCCGAATGGCGCGACCTGGACGCCGCGATCCGCTTCGCCGTGCGGTACGGAGCCGAGAAGGTCGTCCTGCACGGCTGGTCCACCGGCGCCTCGATGGCGCTGCACGCGGCCGTCAACTCCGCGCTGCGCGACCGGATCTGCGGTCTCGTCCTCGACTCCCCGGTGCTGGACTGGGTCGCCACGCTGCGCGCCCTGGCCGTCGCGCGAGGCGTCCCGGCCGCCCTGCTGCCGCTCGCCGTCCGCGCCGCCGAGGGGCAGACCGGACTGCACGGCGCCCGGCTGCTGGACGGCTCCCTCGCACCGGCCCTGCATGCCCCGACCCTGATCTTCCACGGCCCCGACGACAGGCTCGCCCCCTGGCAGCCGTCCCGCGATCTCGCCGCCCGCCGCCCGGACCTGATCGCCCTGCACGCCGTGCCGCAGGCTCCGCATGCGGCGATGTGGAATGCCGACCCGGTCCACTACGAAGAGACCCTGCGCCGCTTCCTGACGCCCCTGATGTGA
- a CDS encoding SDR family oxidoreductase — translation MDLGLKDRVYIVTGATRGLGNATARVLADDGARVIVTGRDGKRAEAAAAELGPDAVGLAADNADPASAQRLVDAAHERFGRLDGILISVGGPAPGFLADNTDEQWQSAFESVFLGAVRLARAAAAVLGEGGVIGFVLSGSVYEPIAGLTISNGLRPGLAGFAKSLADELGPRGIRVVGVLPARIDTDRVRELDALAGDAEASRAANEARIPLRRYGTPEEFGRTAAFLLSPAASYLTGIMVPVDGGSRHGF, via the coding sequence ATGGATCTTGGACTGAAGGACCGTGTGTACATCGTCACCGGAGCGACCCGGGGGCTGGGCAACGCCACGGCGCGGGTGCTCGCCGACGACGGCGCGAGGGTGATCGTCACCGGCCGGGACGGGAAGCGTGCCGAGGCCGCCGCCGCCGAGCTGGGGCCGGACGCGGTCGGCCTCGCCGCCGACAACGCCGACCCCGCGTCCGCACAGCGCCTGGTGGACGCGGCGCACGAGCGGTTCGGGCGGCTCGACGGCATACTCATCAGCGTCGGCGGACCGGCTCCCGGTTTCCTGGCCGACAACACCGACGAGCAGTGGCAGTCGGCCTTCGAGTCGGTGTTCCTGGGCGCGGTACGTCTCGCCAGGGCCGCGGCGGCCGTGCTCGGCGAGGGCGGTGTCATCGGCTTCGTGCTCTCCGGCTCCGTGTACGAGCCGATCGCCGGGCTGACCATCTCCAACGGTCTGCGTCCCGGCCTGGCCGGTTTCGCCAAGTCCCTGGCCGACGAGCTCGGTCCCCGCGGCATCCGGGTGGTGGGCGTGCTGCCGGCCCGGATCGACACGGACCGGGTACGTGAGCTGGACGCCCTCGCGGGCGACGCGGAGGCCTCCCGGGCGGCCAACGAGGCGCGGATCCCGCTGCGGCGCTATGGCACGCCGGAGGAGTTCGGCCGGACCGCGGCGTTCCTGCTCTCGCCCGCGGCGTCGTATCTGACGGGCATCATGGTGCCGGTCGACGGCGGTTCCCGGCACGGTTTCTGA
- a CDS encoding enoyl-CoA hydratase/isomerase family protein: protein MTSLDSVLDKDGVRLTVDDAVATVTLTNPAKRNAQSPALWRALTEAGRALPGSVRVVVLRGEGKSFSAGLDRQAFTPEGFDGEPSFLDMARGPEAELDATIAEYQEAFTWWRRNDIVSIAAVQGHAIGAGFQLALACDLRIVAEDVQFAMRETSLGLVPDLTGTHPLVNLVGYARALEICATGRFVHAEEAERTGLANLVVPAGELVAAARDLAGALLAAPRDAVVETKALLSGAVSRGYEEQRVAERAAQGRRLRDLAGITD from the coding sequence ATGACCTCGCTCGACTCTGTGCTCGACAAGGACGGCGTACGACTCACCGTCGACGACGCGGTCGCCACGGTGACCCTCACCAATCCGGCCAAGCGCAACGCTCAGTCTCCCGCTCTGTGGCGGGCGTTGACGGAGGCCGGACGGGCACTGCCCGGAAGCGTGCGGGTCGTCGTGCTCCGCGGCGAGGGCAAGTCCTTCTCCGCGGGACTCGACCGGCAGGCGTTCACCCCCGAGGGGTTCGACGGCGAGCCGTCCTTCCTCGACATGGCGCGCGGCCCGGAGGCCGAGCTCGACGCGACCATCGCCGAGTACCAGGAGGCGTTCACCTGGTGGCGCCGCAACGACATCGTGTCGATCGCGGCCGTCCAGGGACATGCGATCGGTGCCGGCTTCCAGCTCGCCCTCGCCTGCGATCTGCGGATCGTCGCCGAGGACGTGCAGTTCGCCATGCGCGAGACCAGCCTCGGTCTGGTGCCGGACCTCACCGGCACGCACCCCCTGGTGAACCTGGTGGGGTACGCCCGCGCGCTCGAAATCTGCGCCACGGGCCGCTTCGTGCACGCCGAGGAGGCCGAGCGCACCGGCCTGGCCAACCTCGTCGTCCCCGCCGGTGAGCTGGTCGCCGCGGCCCGCGATCTGGCCGGCGCGCTGCTGGCCGCCCCGCGCGACGCCGTCGTGGAGACCAAGGCGCTGCTGAGCGGTGCCGTCTCCCGTGGTTACGAGGAGCAGCGCGTCGCCGAACGCGCCGCGCAGGGCCGCCGGCTGCGCGATCTGGCGGGCATCACCGACTGA
- a CDS encoding ABC-F family ATP-binding cassette domain-containing protein — MITASGIELRAGARILIESTSFRIAKGDRIGLVGRNGAGKTTLTKCLAGEGNPVGGTITRSGEVGYLPQDPRTGDLDVLARDRILSARGLDEILRKMRENEERMATGKGATREKAMKKYERLETEFLTKGGYAAEAEAATIAAALSLPDRVLGQPLHTLSGGQRRRVELARILFSDADILLLDEPTNHLDADSIVWLRDYLKTYRGGFIVISHDAELVETVVNKVFYLDANRSQIDIYNMGWKLYQQQREADEKRRKRERQNAEKKAAALNSQADKMRAKATKTVAAQNMAKRAERLLSGLEAVRVSDKVAKLRFPEPAPCGKTPLMAEGLSKSYGSLEIFTDVDLAIDKGSRVVILGLNGAGKTTLLRLLGGAEKPDTGDVIEGHGLKLGYYAQEHETLDPDRTVLENMRSAAPDLDLVEVRKTLGSFLFSGDDVDKPAGVLSGGEKTRLALATLVVSSANVLLLDEPTNNLDPASREEILGALRTYKGAVVLVTHDEGAVEALQPERIILLPDGVEDLWGADYQDLVALA; from the coding sequence GTGATCACCGCTTCCGGCATCGAGCTGCGTGCCGGCGCCCGCATCCTCATCGAGTCCACCTCCTTCCGCATCGCCAAGGGCGACCGGATCGGCCTCGTCGGCCGCAACGGAGCGGGCAAGACCACGCTCACCAAGTGCCTCGCGGGCGAGGGCAACCCCGTCGGCGGCACCATCACCCGCTCCGGCGAGGTGGGCTACCTCCCGCAGGACCCCCGCACCGGCGACCTCGACGTGCTGGCCCGCGACCGCATCCTCTCCGCCCGCGGCCTCGACGAGATCCTGCGCAAGATGCGGGAGAACGAGGAGCGGATGGCGACCGGCAAGGGCGCCACCCGCGAGAAGGCGATGAAGAAGTACGAGCGTCTGGAGACGGAGTTCCTCACCAAGGGCGGATACGCCGCCGAGGCCGAGGCCGCCACCATCGCCGCCGCGCTCAGCCTGCCCGACCGGGTGCTCGGCCAGCCGCTCCACACGCTCTCCGGCGGTCAGCGCCGCCGTGTCGAGCTGGCCCGGATCCTCTTCTCGGACGCCGACATCCTGCTGCTCGACGAGCCGACCAACCACCTCGACGCCGACTCGATCGTCTGGCTGCGCGACTACCTCAAGACCTACCGCGGCGGCTTCATCGTGATCTCCCACGATGCCGAGCTCGTCGAGACGGTCGTCAACAAGGTCTTCTACCTCGACGCCAACCGCTCGCAGATCGACATCTACAACATGGGCTGGAAGCTCTATCAGCAGCAGCGCGAGGCCGACGAGAAGCGCCGCAAGCGCGAGCGGCAGAACGCCGAGAAGAAGGCCGCCGCCCTCAACTCGCAGGCCGACAAGATGCGCGCGAAGGCCACCAAGACCGTCGCCGCGCAGAACATGGCCAAGCGCGCCGAGCGGCTGCTCTCCGGTCTGGAGGCCGTCCGGGTCTCCGACAAGGTCGCCAAGCTCCGCTTCCCCGAGCCCGCTCCGTGCGGCAAGACGCCCCTGATGGCGGAGGGCCTGTCCAAGTCGTACGGTTCCCTCGAAATCTTCACCGATGTGGATCTCGCCATCGACAAGGGCTCCCGGGTCGTCATCCTCGGCCTCAACGGCGCGGGCAAGACCACACTGCTGCGCCTCCTCGGTGGCGCCGAGAAGCCCGACACCGGCGACGTGATCGAGGGCCACGGCCTCAAGCTCGGCTACTACGCCCAGGAACACGAGACCCTCGACCCGGACCGCACCGTCCTGGAGAACATGCGCTCCGCGGCGCCCGACCTCGACCTCGTCGAGGTCCGCAAGACGCTGGGCTCCTTCCTCTTCTCCGGCGACGACGTCGACAAGCCCGCCGGCGTCCTCTCCGGCGGCGAGAAGACCCGTCTCGCGCTGGCGACCCTGGTCGTCTCCTCCGCCAACGTCCTGCTCCTCGACGAGCCGACGAACAACCTCGACCCCGCCAGCCGCGAGGAGATCCTCGGCGCGCTGCGCACGTACAAGGGCGCCGTCGTCCTCGTCACGCACGACGAGGGAGCGGTCGAGGCCCTCCAGCCGGAGCGCATCATCCTGCTGCCGGACGGCGTCGAGGACCTGTGGGGCGCGGACTACCAGGACCTGGTCGCACTGGCCTGA
- a CDS encoding class II aldolase/adducin family protein — MSEQQRDAIGRAWDGVVTTARRTAAEGLVVGTSGNVSARVGDTILVTPSGVPYDRLGPEDAVGVDPEGNRVLGELAPTSELPLHLAVYRNTDAAAVVHTHAVHATAVSTLVPEVPSIHYAAAVLGGPVRVAAYARYGTAELAENMLAALRGRTGCLLQNHGTVTYGATLDEAYDRTAQLEWLCRLWLTASSVPGHTPNLLSPEQLRDVQEALKGYGQPG; from the coding sequence ATGAGCGAGCAGCAGCGGGACGCGATCGGACGCGCCTGGGACGGTGTCGTCACCACCGCCCGGCGGACGGCGGCCGAGGGCCTCGTCGTCGGGACCTCGGGAAACGTGTCGGCACGGGTCGGCGACACCATCCTGGTCACGCCGAGCGGAGTGCCGTACGACCGGCTGGGCCCCGAGGACGCCGTCGGCGTCGATCCGGAAGGCAACCGCGTACTCGGCGAACTGGCCCCGACCAGCGAACTGCCGCTCCACCTCGCCGTCTACCGGAACACCGACGCGGCCGCCGTCGTGCACACCCACGCGGTGCACGCCACGGCCGTCTCCACACTGGTTCCCGAGGTCCCGTCGATCCACTACGCCGCCGCCGTGCTGGGCGGCCCCGTCCGCGTCGCGGCCTACGCGCGCTACGGCACCGCGGAACTGGCCGAGAACATGCTCGCCGCCCTGCGAGGCCGTACCGGCTGTCTGCTCCAGAACCACGGAACCGTCACCTACGGGGCCACCCTGGACGAGGCGTACGACCGGACCGCCCAGCTGGAATGGCTCTGTCGGCTCTGGCTCACCGCGAGCTCCGTCCCCGGACACACTCCGAACCTGCTCTCGCCGGAGCAGCTGCGCGATGTGCAGGAGGCGCTCAAGGGGTACGGACAGCCGGGCTGA
- a CDS encoding DUF6286 domain-containing protein encodes MTEPHEPEHAARRLPTTGPVEEAGKGDALEEKGDALQLDQSASSAAYDPVPAQRQGGGRAGRFWSARRVPAAVLALVVLGGSGLLLYDVAAVRADRPAMRWRRALADELARRPLESAWLLGAAAVAVAIGLWLLVLAVTPGLRDRLPMRRDRPGVRAALDRSAAALVLRDRAVEVSGVQSVRVRMGRSRAVVRAVAHFRELDDVRADLDTVLGTGIRELGLARPPSLSVHVRRPAKKG; translated from the coding sequence ATGACCGAGCCCCATGAACCCGAGCACGCTGCGCGACGACTGCCCACCACCGGCCCGGTCGAGGAGGCCGGGAAGGGGGATGCGCTCGAAGAGAAGGGTGATGCGCTCCAACTCGACCAGTCCGCCTCGTCCGCCGCGTACGACCCGGTGCCCGCACAGCGGCAGGGCGGCGGCAGGGCGGGTCGCTTCTGGTCCGCGCGCCGCGTCCCCGCCGCGGTCCTCGCGCTCGTGGTCCTCGGCGGCAGTGGCCTGCTGCTCTACGACGTGGCGGCGGTGCGGGCCGACCGCCCCGCGATGCGGTGGCGCAGGGCGCTGGCCGACGAGCTCGCCCGGCGCCCGCTGGAGAGCGCTTGGCTGCTCGGCGCCGCGGCGGTCGCCGTGGCGATCGGCCTGTGGCTGCTGGTGCTCGCCGTCACCCCCGGGCTCCGCGACCGGCTGCCGATGCGCCGCGACCGTCCCGGCGTACGGGCCGCCCTCGACCGGTCCGCGGCCGCACTGGTCCTGCGCGACCGGGCCGTCGAGGTCTCCGGGGTGCAGTCGGTACGGGTCCGGATGGGGCGGAGCAGGGCGGTGGTGCGCGCCGTGGCGCACTTCCGTGAACTCGACGACGTACGGGCCGATCTGGACACCGTGCTCGGGACCGGCATCAGGGAACTGGGGCTGGCCAGGCCGCCGAGCCTGTCCGTGCATGTCCGACGGCCCGCGAAGAAGGGGTGA
- a CDS encoding neutral zinc metallopeptidase has protein sequence MQFDDDADLDTSEVQDVRGSRIPGGRATVGGGIVGIIALILGLLFGVGPDQLGLSSGGPDTTATASTAAQVEQSCRTGRDANTRDDCRTVAVVNSVQDFWRQEFRRRQGTYTPSRTVLFSDRIGTACGSATSAVGPFYCPGDRQVYLDLGFFDELRTKFGSSGGPFAEAYVVAHEYGHHVQDLMGTLDRSQDGRTGANSNAVRVELQADCYAGVWAHHATTTPDESTGRPLITSLTQADIRDGLDAAAAVGDDRIQEKFQGRVTPESWTHGSAAQRRQWFTTGFRSGNMADCNTFR, from the coding sequence ATGCAGTTCGACGACGACGCCGACCTGGACACGTCCGAGGTCCAGGATGTGCGCGGCAGCCGGATCCCGGGCGGCAGGGCCACCGTGGGCGGCGGCATCGTCGGCATCATCGCGCTGATCCTGGGGCTGCTCTTCGGTGTCGGCCCCGATCAGCTCGGCCTCTCGTCCGGCGGACCGGACACGACGGCGACCGCGTCGACGGCGGCACAGGTGGAGCAGTCCTGCCGGACCGGGCGGGACGCGAACACCAGGGACGACTGCCGGACCGTGGCGGTGGTCAACAGCGTGCAGGACTTCTGGCGGCAGGAGTTCCGGCGGCGTCAGGGCACGTACACGCCTTCGCGCACGGTCCTGTTCAGCGACCGGATCGGCACCGCGTGCGGCTCCGCGACCTCGGCGGTCGGGCCGTTCTACTGCCCGGGTGACCGGCAGGTCTACCTGGATCTGGGGTTCTTCGACGAACTGCGGACCAAGTTCGGCTCCAGCGGCGGCCCGTTCGCCGAGGCCTATGTCGTCGCCCATGAGTACGGACACCATGTGCAGGACCTGATGGGGACGCTGGACCGGTCCCAGGACGGCCGGACCGGCGCGAACAGCAACGCGGTCCGGGTGGAGCTGCAGGCGGACTGCTACGCCGGGGTCTGGGCTCATCACGCGACGACCACACCCGACGAATCGACCGGGCGGCCGCTGATCACCTCACTGACGCAGGCGGACATCCGGGACGGGCTCGACGCGGCGGCCGCGGTCGGCGACGACCGGATCCAGGAGAAGTTCCAGGGCCGGGTCACGCCGGAGTCCTGGACGCACGGTTCGGCCGCGCAGCGCCGGCAGTGGTTCACCACCGGCTTCCGCAGCGGCAACATGGCCGACTGCAACACCTTCCGCTGA
- a CDS encoding Asp23/Gls24 family envelope stress response protein, with translation MTDTTQRNRPESPDKESSPLTKRGGGAPATRGRTTIADGVVEKIAGMAARDVVGVHAMGSGFSRTFGAVRDRVPGGGKSVTRGVKAEVGESQTALDLEIVVDYGVAISDVARDVRENVVAAVERMTGLEVIEVNIAVSDVKLPDEADDDDQPEPRLQ, from the coding sequence ATGACCGACACCACACAGCGGAACCGGCCCGAGAGCCCCGACAAGGAGTCGAGCCCGCTCACCAAGCGCGGCGGGGGAGCCCCCGCCACCCGTGGCCGTACGACCATCGCCGACGGAGTGGTCGAGAAGATCGCGGGAATGGCGGCACGCGACGTGGTCGGCGTCCACGCGATGGGCAGCGGTTTCTCGCGCACCTTCGGAGCGGTGCGCGACCGGGTACCCGGTGGTGGCAAGTCCGTCACCCGCGGGGTGAAGGCGGAGGTCGGTGAGTCCCAGACCGCTCTCGACCTGGAGATCGTCGTCGACTACGGCGTTGCGATCTCCGACGTCGCCCGTGACGTACGGGAGAACGTGGTCGCGGCGGTCGAGCGGATGACCGGTCTGGAGGTCATCGAGGTCAATATCGCGGTGAGCGACGTGAAGCTGCCCGACGAGGCCGATGACGACGACCAGCCCGAGCCACGTCTCCAGTAG
- a CDS encoding helix-turn-helix domain-containing protein, whose translation MAETLKKGSRVTGAARDKLAADLKKKYDSGASIRALAEETGRSYGFVHRMLSESGVTLRGRGGATRGKKAATA comes from the coding sequence GTGGCCGAGACTCTGAAGAAGGGCAGCCGGGTTACCGGCGCCGCGCGTGACAAGCTCGCGGCAGACCTGAAGAAGAAGTACGACTCCGGTGCGAGCATCCGGGCGTTGGCCGAAGAGACCGGCCGCTCCTACGGATTCGTCCACCGGATGCTCAGTGAGTCCGGAGTCACGCTGCGGGGACGCGGCGGAGCGACACGGGGCAAGAAGGCCGCAACGGCCTGA
- a CDS encoding inorganic phosphate transporter gives MEHITLLLAIVIVTALVFDFTNGFHDTANAMATTISTGALRPKTAVAMSAVLNLVGAFLSVEVAKTISGGIINEDGLRTEVIFAALVGAILWNLLTWLVGLPSSSSHALFGGLIGAAVMSAGWSSVNGGTVVTKVLLPALAAPIVAGLAALLATRLTYRIGGKVRNDAQEKATAKGYRAGQIASAGLVSLAHGTNDAQKTMGIITLALVTGGVLHPGANPPVWVIVCAGTAIALGTYLGGWRIIRTMGSGLTDLRPPQGFAAQTSAATVILASSHLGFSLSTTQSCSGAVMGAGLGRQGGVVRWSTATRMFVAWGLTLPAAGLVGAGAELLTKQGTWGVVVVAVLLVAGSGAIWLVSRRKPVGHDDVAPTDVDIEPAGVVTTAIAAVSPPPTAAQATAQNLMTTIPAPAGTTQDPARPATV, from the coding sequence ATGGAACACATCACGCTGCTACTCGCGATTGTGATCGTGACAGCTCTAGTGTTCGATTTCACGAACGGTTTCCACGACACCGCGAACGCGATGGCGACGACCATCTCGACCGGTGCACTCAGACCGAAGACAGCGGTGGCCATGTCCGCCGTTCTCAATCTCGTCGGCGCGTTCCTGTCGGTGGAGGTCGCCAAGACGATCTCCGGCGGGATCATCAACGAGGACGGGCTGCGAACAGAAGTCATCTTCGCGGCACTCGTCGGCGCCATTCTGTGGAATCTGCTGACCTGGCTGGTCGGACTGCCGTCCAGCTCCTCGCACGCCCTGTTCGGCGGTCTGATCGGCGCGGCCGTGATGTCGGCGGGCTGGTCGTCCGTCAACGGCGGCACCGTCGTCACCAAGGTGCTGCTGCCCGCCCTCGCCGCCCCGATCGTCGCCGGTCTGGCCGCGCTGCTGGCCACCAGGCTGACGTACCGGATCGGCGGGAAGGTCCGCAACGACGCCCAGGAGAAGGCCACCGCCAAGGGTTACCGCGCGGGCCAGATCGCCTCGGCCGGACTGGTCTCCCTCGCCCACGGCACCAACGACGCGCAGAAGACCATGGGCATCATCACCCTGGCCCTGGTCACCGGCGGCGTCCTGCACCCGGGCGCCAACCCGCCGGTCTGGGTCATCGTCTGCGCCGGTACGGCCATCGCGCTCGGCACCTACCTGGGCGGCTGGCGCATCATCCGCACCATGGGCAGCGGCCTCACCGACCTCAGGCCGCCGCAGGGCTTCGCCGCCCAGACCAGCGCGGCCACCGTCATCCTGGCCTCCTCGCACCTCGGTTTCTCCCTCTCCACCACCCAGTCCTGCTCCGGTGCCGTGATGGGCGCGGGCCTCGGCCGCCAGGGCGGTGTGGTCCGCTGGTCCACCGCCACCCGGATGTTCGTCGCCTGGGGTCTGACCCTGCCGGCCGCGGGTCTGGTCGGTGCGGGCGCGGAGCTCCTCACCAAGCAGGGCACCTGGGGTGTCGTGGTCGTCGCGGTGCTGCTGGTCGCGGGCTCCGGTGCGATCTGGCTGGTGTCGCGCCGCAAGCCGGTCGGCCACGACGATGTCGCGCCGACGGACGTCGACATCGAGCCCGCGGGTGTCGTCACCACGGCCATCGCCGCCGTCAGCCCGCCGCCCACCGCGGCCCAGGCGACGGCCCAGAACCTCATGACCACCATTCCGGCCCCGGCCGGAACCACCCAGGACCCGGCGCGACCCGCCACCGTCTGA